The genomic window TGAAGGTGGAGGGGACCGGGAAGCCACGGGGCTCCAGATTACGGTTCAAAAAGTCCCAGTCCTCCGGGTCCGGCTCTTCGACCACGGCGTCGTTGCCCAACTCCTGGATCTCGCCCCCGACGAAGATCCGGCCCTCGTACATGGAATCGCCCAGGCCGGGACCGGCGTTCCCGCAGACGATGACCGTCCCCTTCTGGCTCATGAATCCGGTCATGTAGCCGCAACTGCCACCGATGATGAGGAGCCCCCCCTTCATGCTGATTCCCGCCCGGGCCGCCGTGCTTCCGCGGACCACGAGAGTCCCCCCGCGTATGGAGGCGCCGCACCCGTTGCCGGCATTTCCCGCGACCCGGATGGTGCCCGAAGCCATGGACTCTCCGAGACCCCATCCCGCGCTGCCCAGGATCTCCACTTCGGGTCCGTCCATGAGGCCGCCGCAGTAGTAGCCCACGCTGCCTTCGAAGGAGATGGAGACGGGAGAAAGAATCCCCACGGCCAGATTGTGCTGGGCCCGGGTCCGGCGCACCCGGATTTGGTTTTCTCCCGAGCGGATCAGGTCCTTGATCAGTTGGTTGATCTCCCGGGAGCTCCGGTTGCCGGCTTGCACCTCGGACCCCATCACACTTTCTCCGCGGCGGGCTCCGGCAGAGACCAGATGCGGACCCGCCTCACCCCCGGTTCCAGGGCATCGAAGTCCCCGGCCAGCGTGGAACGCAGGGCGATCTCCTCGGTGGCGATGGCGACCCAGTCCTCCGACTCGGCCACCAGCAGGGGCTTGAATCCGAAACGGTCCTTGGCGTAGGCCAACTCGTTGCCGGAGGCGGCCAGGTAGGAGAAGGAACCGTCGAAGTCGTCCAGCGAGGACTCCAGCGCCTCCCGGAAGGTCCGGCCCAGCGACATCTGGTGGGCCAGGTAGACGCCGATGACCTCCGAGTCGTTCTCGGTGAAGAAGCGGACGCCCATCTGTTCATAGCGTCCCCGCAGCTTGTGGTAATTGGTGATATGGCCGTTGTGGACCGTGGCCAGGTCGGCGACCCCGTGGACCCCGAAGGGCTGGGAGTGGCTCAGGTCGACGCGGCTCTCGGTGGAAAGGCGTGTGTGGCCGATGCCGTGGGTTCCGGTCAGCATGGAGATTCCGTAGCCGGTGTCCAGATGGGTGGGCGACCCGACCTGCTTGACGATCTCGAGTTGGCGGCCCCCACTGACCAACTCGAAGTCGTCCAGGTCCTTCTCCAGCGGAGGCAACAGGGACTCGGCATCCTGCACCGGTCCCACCAACAGTTGGAGGTATTCCTGGACGGTGGCGGATTCGAGAACCGGAACCCGCTCCGAGACGATGCCGCGGACCCGATCCGCCGAATCGGCCAGGTTCGCATCACCGTTCAACTTGATCCGAAGCTTGAGGTTCGGCGTCCGGGTCGGACCGAAGATGGCGACACCGGCCGAGTCGGGGCCCCGGCAGTCCAGACTCTTGAGCATCCCCAGGAGGATCGACCCGATGGGAGCGCCAGCCCCGCTGCCGCTACGGTTCAGGTACCCCACGATCCCGCACATTGGCGCGTAGTCTAAACCAAATGGGGGCGGAAGTCTTGACCGGATTCCGGCGATCCGGCAATCCGTCCGCCCCGACCGTCTCGGAGAAAATTCCCGATCGGAGTCGCTTCGCCAGAGCCTTCAGAACCGCAAGATCGTCCTTTCTACGAAATCTTCGTTATAGGGAATAACCGGTCGATTCCCAGCCTCCGGGGACCCCGCATTTGGCTGTGAATGAATGGGGAGGCGCGGATTCGTCAGACTTTGAACGCAAGATGTGAATACGTATAATAGTGGAGACTATACGTATATTTCCAAGAAGGACGGCGATCAGAAATGAAGAAAAAGCTGACGATCACAGTCGATGCCGAGTTGATCCCCAGAGCCAAGAGTTATGCGCGATCCCGCCGGGTGTCGCTGTCGTCGATCATCGAACAATCGCTTCGAGATTTGGCAGGGGACGGAACACCCTCCTTCTCCTCGCGCTGGCGCGGGCGGTTTCAGGCGGCCAACCGTGGTAACCCACGTTACGACAGGCTGGCCGGAAAGTATCTCTGATGCTTCT from Acidobacteriota bacterium includes these protein-coding regions:
- a CDS encoding glutamate synthase — protein: MGSEVQAGNRSSREINQLIKDLIRSGENQIRVRRTRAQHNLAVGILSPVSISFEGSVGYYCGGLMDGPEVEILGSAGWGLGESMASGTIRVAGNAGNGCGASIRGGTLVVRGSTAARAGISMKGGLLIIGGSCGYMTGFMSQKGTVIVCGNAGPGLGDSMYEGRIFVGGEIQELGNDAVVEEPDPEDWDFLNRNLEPRGFPVPSTFKKVVAGRRLWNFNRKERDLWKEVL
- a CDS encoding glutamine phosphoribosylpyrophosphate amidotransferase, with protein sequence MCGIVGYLNRSGSGAGAPIGSILLGMLKSLDCRGPDSAGVAIFGPTRTPNLKLRIKLNGDANLADSADRVRGIVSERVPVLESATVQEYLQLLVGPVQDAESLLPPLEKDLDDFELVSGGRQLEIVKQVGSPTHLDTGYGISMLTGTHGIGHTRLSTESRVDLSHSQPFGVHGVADLATVHNGHITNYHKLRGRYEQMGVRFFTENDSEVIGVYLAHQMSLGRTFREALESSLDDFDGSFSYLAASGNELAYAKDRFGFKPLLVAESEDWVAIATEEIALRSTLAGDFDALEPGVRRVRIWSLPEPAAEKV
- a CDS encoding DUF6364 family protein, encoding MKKKLTITVDAELIPRAKSYARSRRVSLSSIIEQSLRDLAGDGTPSFSSRWRGRFQAANRGNPRYDRLAGKYL